In a genomic window of Curtobacterium flaccumfaciens pv. betae:
- a CDS encoding DUF3054 domain-containing protein, whose translation MNARTWGWLAAVIDVVLIVVFALIGRSSHGEANTALALWTTAYPFLTGWAIGYVTSGAWARPLRFWPTGIVVWILTVFVGLAIRVATGQGDVDGNPLPISFVIVATIVLGVFLLGWRAIARGVLRFTASRSRRDAAASEA comes from the coding sequence GTGAACGCACGCACCTGGGGTTGGCTCGCAGCCGTCATCGACGTCGTCCTCATCGTCGTCTTCGCACTCATCGGGCGCTCGTCGCACGGTGAGGCCAACACGGCGCTGGCGCTCTGGACCACCGCGTACCCGTTCCTGACCGGTTGGGCGATCGGGTACGTGACGAGCGGGGCCTGGGCTCGACCGCTGCGCTTCTGGCCGACCGGCATCGTGGTCTGGATCCTCACGGTCTTCGTCGGTCTGGCCATCCGCGTCGCCACCGGCCAGGGTGACGTCGACGGCAACCCGCTGCCGATCTCGTTCGTCATCGTCGCGACGATCGTGCTCGGGGTGTTCCTGCTCGGCTGGCGCGCGATCGCCCGCGGCGTGCTCCGGTTCACCGCGTCGCGGTCGCGACGGGACGCCGCAGCGTCCGAAGCGTGA
- the gatA gene encoding Asp-tRNA(Asn)/Glu-tRNA(Gln) amidotransferase subunit GatA — protein MTDDITKLSAAALADALVARDVSSVEATQAHLDRIAAVDGDVHAFLHVNQNALAVAKSIDSRRAAGDDLGPLAGVPIAVKDVLCTQDMPTTAGSRILEGWVPPYDATPVAKLRAAGLVPLGKTNMDEFAMGSTTEFSAYGPTRNPWDLDRIPGGSGGGSAAAVAAHEAPFALGSDTGGSIRQPGAVTGTVGVKPTYGGVSRYGAIALASSLDQIGPVSRTVLDAALLHDVIGGHDPKDSTSIPDAWPSMAAAAREGLQADTLRGLRVGVVKELAGGDGFQAGVTQRFQETVALLESAGAVVVEIDAPSFAYAISAYYLILPAEASSNLAKFDSVRFGLRVTPENGATVEDVMAATREAGFGPEVKRRIILGTYALSAGYYDAYYGSAQKVRTLVQRDFQAAFEQVDLLVSPSAPTTAFPIGERIDDPLAMYLNDLTTIPANLAGVPGMSIPNGLAPEDGLPVGVQLMAPQREDARLYRYGAALERLLEQQWGAPLIASVPDLDQSQQSAAQEGVI, from the coding sequence GTGACTGACGACATCACGAAGCTGAGCGCCGCGGCGCTCGCCGACGCCCTCGTGGCGCGCGACGTCTCGAGCGTCGAGGCCACCCAGGCCCACCTCGACCGGATCGCCGCCGTCGACGGCGACGTGCACGCGTTCCTGCACGTCAACCAGAACGCCCTGGCAGTGGCGAAGTCGATCGACTCCCGCCGTGCCGCCGGTGACGACCTCGGGCCCCTCGCCGGTGTGCCGATCGCCGTCAAGGACGTCCTGTGCACGCAGGACATGCCCACGACCGCCGGGTCCAGGATCCTCGAGGGCTGGGTGCCGCCGTACGACGCCACCCCCGTCGCGAAGCTCCGCGCCGCCGGCCTCGTGCCGCTCGGCAAGACCAACATGGACGAGTTCGCGATGGGCTCGACCACCGAGTTCTCGGCGTACGGTCCGACCCGCAACCCGTGGGACCTCGACCGGATCCCCGGCGGGTCCGGCGGTGGCTCGGCCGCCGCGGTCGCCGCGCACGAAGCACCCTTCGCCCTCGGTTCGGACACGGGTGGCTCCATCCGCCAGCCCGGTGCCGTGACGGGCACGGTCGGCGTGAAGCCGACCTACGGCGGGGTGAGCCGCTACGGCGCGATCGCGCTGGCGTCCAGCCTCGACCAGATCGGCCCGGTGTCCCGCACCGTCCTCGACGCCGCGCTCCTGCACGACGTCATCGGTGGGCACGACCCGAAGGACTCCACGTCCATCCCGGACGCTTGGCCCTCAATGGCCGCCGCCGCACGCGAAGGGCTGCAGGCGGACACGCTCCGCGGCCTGCGCGTCGGCGTGGTGAAGGAACTCGCCGGGGGCGACGGGTTCCAGGCCGGTGTCACCCAGCGCTTCCAGGAGACGGTCGCGCTGCTCGAGTCGGCCGGTGCGGTCGTCGTCGAGATCGACGCCCCGTCGTTCGCGTACGCGATCAGTGCGTACTACCTGATCCTCCCGGCCGAGGCGTCGTCGAACCTCGCCAAGTTCGACTCGGTGCGCTTCGGCCTCCGGGTCACGCCCGAGAACGGCGCCACCGTCGAGGACGTCATGGCCGCCACGCGTGAAGCCGGCTTCGGACCCGAGGTCAAGCGGCGCATCATCCTCGGCACCTACGCCCTGAGCGCCGGCTACTACGACGCCTACTACGGCTCGGCGCAGAAGGTCCGCACGCTCGTGCAGCGGGACTTCCAGGCCGCGTTCGAGCAGGTCGACCTGCTCGTCAGCCCGTCGGCGCCGACGACCGCGTTCCCGATCGGTGAGCGCATCGACGACCCGCTGGCGATGTACCTCAACGACCTCACCACGATCCCGGCGAACCTCGCCGGTGTCCCCGGGATGAGCATCCCGAACGGCCTCGCGCCCGAGGACGGCCTGCCCGTCGGCGTGCAGCTGATGGCGCCCCAGCGTGAGGACGCCCGGCTGTACCGCTACGGTGCCGCCCTCGAACGTCTGCTCGAACAGCAGTGGGGCGCGCCGCTCATCGCGTCCGTCCCGGACCTCGACCAGAGTCAGCAGTCCGCTGCGCAGGAAGGTGTGATCTGA
- a CDS encoding zinc-dependent alcohol dehydrogenase family protein: MRAAIIHAPNDIRVEERDRPGLLSGKDVVVKVLAACVCGSDLWPYRGVTETKQPRPIGHELVGEVVAVGDDVTGLHEGDFVISPFTMNDGTCQACRNGMTTGCDHLSGFGSTDAYGDPVGGAQAEYVRIPDADATLVVVPGPVDPALVPSLLTLSDVFSTGHHAAVSAAVGPGKTVVVVGDGAVGLSAVLASKRLGADRIIAMSRHADRQALAREFGATDIVAARGAEGVDAVRELLGGDLADCAVEAVGTEESMDQALHSVRPGGNVGFVGVPHGVPTIGTRYLFDTNIAIAGGMAPARKYIPELLPDVLSGAIEPGRVFDLELPLDEAAEAYRAMDERRAIKVLLRP; this comes from the coding sequence GTGCGCGCAGCGATCATCCACGCCCCGAACGACATCCGCGTCGAGGAGCGCGACCGACCCGGGCTCCTGTCCGGCAAGGACGTCGTCGTCAAGGTCCTCGCGGCCTGTGTCTGCGGCTCGGACCTCTGGCCCTACCGCGGCGTCACCGAGACGAAGCAGCCGCGGCCGATCGGCCACGAGCTCGTCGGCGAGGTCGTCGCCGTCGGTGACGACGTCACCGGCCTGCACGAGGGCGACTTCGTCATCTCCCCCTTCACCATGAACGACGGCACCTGCCAGGCCTGCCGCAACGGCATGACCACCGGCTGCGACCACCTGTCCGGCTTCGGCAGCACGGACGCCTACGGCGACCCCGTCGGTGGCGCACAGGCCGAGTACGTGCGGATCCCGGACGCCGACGCCACGCTCGTCGTCGTCCCCGGCCCGGTCGACCCGGCCCTGGTGCCGTCGCTGCTCACCCTGTCCGACGTCTTCTCGACGGGGCACCACGCCGCCGTGTCGGCAGCGGTCGGCCCCGGCAAGACCGTCGTCGTGGTCGGCGACGGCGCGGTCGGCCTGTCCGCCGTCCTCGCCTCGAAGCGGCTCGGCGCGGACCGCATCATCGCGATGAGCCGGCACGCGGACCGCCAGGCGCTCGCCCGCGAGTTCGGCGCGACCGACATCGTGGCCGCCCGTGGCGCCGAGGGCGTCGACGCCGTCCGGGAGCTCCTGGGCGGCGACCTGGCCGACTGCGCCGTCGAGGCCGTCGGCACCGAGGAGAGCATGGACCAGGCGCTGCACTCGGTGCGCCCCGGTGGCAACGTCGGCTTCGTCGGGGTCCCGCACGGGGTGCCGACGATCGGCACGCGCTACCTGTTCGACACGAACATCGCCATCGCGGGCGGCATGGCCCCGGCCCGGAAGTACATCCCCGAGCTGCTGCCCGACGTGCTGTCCGGTGCGATCGAACCCGGTCGCGTCTTCGACCTGGAGCTGCCGCTCGACGAGGCCGCCGAGGCCTACCGCGCGATGGACGAGCGCCGGGCCATCAAGGTGCTGCTGCGCCCGTAG
- the gatB gene encoding Asp-tRNA(Asn)/Glu-tRNA(Gln) amidotransferase subunit GatB produces the protein MAQKDALMDFDEALERYEPVLGFEVHVELATKTKMFSDAPNFFGGEPNTNVTPVDLGLPGSLPVVNAQAVRYSIQLGLALGCSIAESSRFARKNYFYPDNPKNYQVSQYDEPIAYEGEVEVELADGTIYNIPIERAHMEEDAGKLTHVGGATGRIQGAEYSLVDYNRAGVPLVEIVTKPIFGAEHRAPELGAAYVQVIRDLVRALGVSEARMERGNLRCDANISLRPRGQEKLGTRTETKNVNSFRAVERAIRYEIQRQAAILAAGGTITQETRHWHEDTGRTSAGRPKSDADDYRYFPEPDLLPVVPDPAVIAELRASLPEAPVARRRRLKGDWGFADLEFQDVVNGGLLDEVEGTVAAGAAPQAARKWWTGEISRVANAQDAAPGDLVSPKHVAEVIALVESGDLTDRLARQVLEGVIAGEGSPAQVVEARGLKVVSDDSALTAAVDEALAAQPDVLAKIQDGKVQAAGAIIGAVMKAMKGQADAARVRELVLERAQQS, from the coding sequence ATGGCGCAGAAGGACGCGCTGATGGACTTCGACGAGGCGCTCGAGCGCTACGAGCCGGTGCTCGGCTTCGAGGTCCACGTCGAACTCGCGACGAAGACCAAGATGTTCTCGGACGCCCCGAACTTCTTCGGCGGCGAGCCCAACACGAACGTCACCCCGGTCGACCTCGGGCTGCCCGGGTCGCTGCCGGTCGTGAACGCACAGGCCGTGCGGTACTCGATCCAGCTCGGGCTCGCGCTCGGCTGCTCGATCGCCGAGTCCTCGCGGTTCGCCCGGAAGAACTACTTCTACCCGGACAACCCGAAGAACTACCAGGTCTCGCAGTACGACGAGCCCATCGCCTACGAGGGCGAGGTCGAGGTCGAGCTCGCCGACGGCACGATCTACAACATCCCGATCGAGCGCGCCCACATGGAAGAGGACGCTGGCAAGCTGACGCACGTCGGTGGTGCCACCGGCCGCATCCAGGGCGCCGAGTACTCGCTCGTCGACTACAACCGTGCCGGCGTGCCCCTGGTCGAGATCGTCACGAAGCCGATCTTCGGCGCCGAGCACCGTGCCCCCGAGCTCGGAGCAGCCTACGTGCAGGTCATCCGCGACCTCGTCCGGGCGCTCGGTGTCTCCGAGGCCCGCATGGAGCGCGGCAACCTGCGGTGCGACGCGAACATCTCGCTGCGCCCCCGCGGGCAGGAGAAGCTCGGCACCCGCACCGAGACCAAGAACGTCAACTCGTTCCGCGCCGTCGAGCGTGCGATCCGCTACGAGATCCAGCGTCAGGCCGCGATCCTCGCCGCCGGTGGCACGATCACGCAGGAGACCCGCCACTGGCACGAGGACACCGGCCGCACGTCGGCAGGTCGCCCCAAGTCGGACGCCGACGACTACCGGTACTTCCCGGAGCCCGACCTGCTGCCCGTCGTGCCGGATCCCGCCGTCATCGCGGAGCTCCGTGCCTCGCTGCCCGAGGCCCCCGTCGCACGCCGCCGTCGCCTGAAGGGTGACTGGGGCTTCGCCGACCTGGAGTTCCAGGACGTCGTCAACGGTGGCCTGCTCGACGAGGTCGAGGGCACCGTCGCCGCCGGCGCCGCACCCCAGGCCGCCCGCAAGTGGTGGACCGGTGAGATCAGCCGCGTCGCCAACGCGCAGGACGCAGCCCCCGGTGACCTGGTGTCGCCGAAGCACGTCGCCGAGGTCATCGCGCTCGTCGAGTCCGGCGACCTGACCGACCGTCTGGCGCGCCAGGTGCTCGAGGGCGTCATCGCGGGCGAGGGCTCGCCGGCGCAGGTCGTCGAGGCCCGCGGGCTCAAGGTCGTCTCGGACGACTCCGCCCTGACGGCCGCGGTCGACGAAGCACTCGCGGCGCAGCCCGACGTGCTGGCGAAGATCCAGGACGGCAAGGTCCAGGCAGCCGGCGCGATCATCGGTGCGGTCATGAAGGCCATGAAGGGCCAGGCCGACGCCGCCCGCGTGCGGGAACTCGTGCTGGAGCGCGCACAGCAGTCGTAG
- a CDS encoding LacI family DNA-binding transcriptional regulator, whose amino-acid sequence MNGSRGSQPTILDVAARAGVSKSAVSRVLSGTGRFSDETRERVERAAAELGYVANAMARGLVSGRTNTIGMLVRDASSMVYTALHAVMERRASELGYRVVTTTGVGRVEDEKSALAALVSMRVDGLVVCSGLMPSADIAEFAPRIATVVAGRPELHPALSSVYCDEVDGGASIADAVADAGHTTAVVFTVPLDNAITQHARSSAMLERLRARGVRVIDIDASFVRPPDDLAADLVDAVQESGVTAVMCPTDRLMLDVCEALARRGVEVPRDLSVTGFDGVYPLASDWIGFTTLEQPIERIGREAIDLVIGRIDDPTRPVEHRSLRGTVIPGRTLLPR is encoded by the coding sequence GTGAACGGCAGCCGCGGTTCCCAGCCGACGATCCTCGACGTCGCCGCACGTGCGGGGGTCTCGAAGTCGGCGGTGAGCCGCGTGCTCTCCGGCACAGGCCGGTTCTCGGACGAGACCCGCGAACGCGTCGAACGAGCGGCAGCCGAGCTCGGGTACGTCGCGAACGCGATGGCTCGCGGACTGGTCAGCGGGCGCACGAACACGATCGGGATGCTCGTCCGGGACGCCTCGTCCATGGTCTACACCGCACTGCACGCCGTGATGGAGCGCCGCGCATCGGAGCTCGGCTACCGCGTCGTCACCACGACGGGCGTCGGTCGGGTCGAGGACGAGAAGTCCGCCCTCGCCGCACTGGTGTCGATGCGCGTCGACGGCCTCGTCGTGTGCAGTGGCCTGATGCCGTCCGCCGACATCGCCGAGTTCGCGCCCCGCATCGCCACCGTCGTCGCGGGTCGGCCCGAGCTGCACCCGGCGCTCTCGAGCGTCTACTGCGACGAGGTCGACGGTGGGGCTTCCATCGCGGATGCCGTCGCCGATGCCGGCCACACCACGGCCGTGGTGTTCACCGTCCCGCTCGACAACGCGATCACGCAGCACGCGCGATCCTCGGCGATGCTCGAGCGGCTCCGAGCACGTGGCGTCCGGGTGATCGACATCGACGCGAGCTTCGTGCGGCCACCCGACGACCTCGCCGCCGACCTGGTGGACGCCGTGCAGGAGTCGGGCGTGACCGCGGTGATGTGCCCGACCGACCGGCTCATGCTCGACGTGTGCGAGGCGCTGGCCCGCCGCGGTGTCGAGGTCCCGCGCGATCTCTCCGTCACCGGGTTCGACGGCGTCTACCCGCTGGCGAGCGACTGGATCGGCTTCACGACACTCGAACAACCGATCGAGCGCATCGGCCGCGAGGCCATCGACCTGGTCATCGGCCGCATCGACGACCCCACGCGCCCGGTCGAGCACCGCTCACTGCGCGGCACCGTGATCCCCGGCCGCACCCTGCTCCCCCGCTGA
- a CDS encoding extracellular solute-binding protein produces the protein MKTRVLAGLAIAAAATVALSGCVQSANASDASDTDGTTDLTVFISGDTNVQDLWDKSLIPAFEKANSKIHVSTSIDLHGEHDAQTQANLATAVKAGKSVAYDLVDAGFVTTAGKAGLMAKVGDSTIPNLKDVPDATKQQGGDSAIPYRASSVLLAYDAKKVTDPPKTLDDLLAWIKANPGEFAYNSPSSGGSGGSFVATVLAKYLTPAEQETMQTKYDKSLESKWVKGFAALKDLGPSTYQKGVYPNGNDQVVQLLGSGQIAMAPVWSDQFITSQKTGIIPKTVKAVQIDDPSFTGSASFLGIPKTEPKAKKAAAEKLADFVLSAKGQQLVASAVSGYPVIPLDSLPASVAEQFADANPSQLRLGFQSDFAADMNAAWDAKVPQ, from the coding sequence GTGAAGACCCGAGTCCTCGCCGGCCTCGCCATCGCGGCAGCCGCGACCGTCGCACTCTCCGGCTGCGTCCAGAGCGCCAACGCCTCGGACGCCTCCGACACCGACGGCACCACCGACCTCACCGTGTTCATCAGCGGCGACACCAACGTCCAGGACCTCTGGGACAAGTCGCTCATCCCCGCCTTCGAGAAGGCGAACTCGAAGATCCACGTCAGCACGAGCATCGACCTGCACGGCGAGCACGACGCCCAGACCCAGGCGAACCTCGCCACCGCGGTCAAGGCCGGCAAGTCCGTCGCGTACGACCTCGTCGACGCCGGCTTCGTCACCACCGCCGGCAAGGCCGGGCTGATGGCGAAGGTCGGCGACAGCACGATTCCGAACCTCAAGGACGTCCCGGACGCCACGAAGCAGCAGGGCGGCGACAGCGCCATCCCGTACCGCGCTTCGAGCGTGCTGCTGGCGTACGACGCGAAGAAGGTCACGGACCCGCCGAAGACCCTCGACGACCTGCTCGCCTGGATCAAGGCCAACCCGGGCGAGTTCGCCTACAACTCCCCGTCGTCCGGCGGTTCGGGTGGCTCGTTCGTGGCCACGGTGCTCGCGAAGTACCTGACGCCCGCCGAGCAGGAGACGATGCAGACGAAGTACGACAAGTCGCTCGAGTCGAAGTGGGTCAAGGGCTTCGCGGCCCTGAAGGACCTCGGCCCGTCGACGTACCAGAAGGGCGTCTACCCGAACGGCAACGACCAGGTCGTGCAGCTGCTCGGCAGTGGCCAGATCGCGATGGCCCCGGTCTGGAGCGACCAGTTCATCACCTCGCAGAAGACCGGCATCATCCCGAAGACCGTCAAGGCCGTGCAGATCGACGACCCGTCGTTCACCGGCAGCGCGAGCTTCCTCGGCATCCCCAAGACCGAGCCGAAGGCCAAGAAGGCGGCGGCCGAGAAGCTCGCCGACTTCGTGCTCAGCGCGAAGGGGCAGCAGCTCGTCGCGAGCGCCGTCTCCGGCTACCCGGTGATCCCGCTCGACAGCCTGCCGGCGTCGGTCGCCGAGCAGTTCGCCGACGCGAACCCCTCGCAGCTCCGCCTCGGGTTCCAGAGCGACTTCGCCGCGGACATGAACGCGGCGTGGGACGCGAAGGTCCCGCAGTGA
- a CDS encoding methyltransferase domain-containing protein codes for MSRQGGGTTGLPAVDLRTRALSLTELMDDPNCDPRALARTFRRFAVVNALVSGWRAAWRSHVVPALPASGRGRVLDLGCGGGDLARSLVRWAASDGFDLEVVGVDPDERAIAAARRSSPTGVTFRQQSSGDLVAAGERFDVVVSNHVLHHLGDEERRGFLADSELLASGRSLHSDIRRSPAAYRAYALASPLVAAGTFIRVDGLRSIRRSFTVPELRDVLPGGWRAEAAAPHRVLAIRDA; via the coding sequence GTGAGCCGTCAGGGCGGCGGCACCACGGGCCTCCCGGCCGTCGACCTGCGCACCCGCGCGCTCAGCCTGACCGAACTGATGGACGACCCGAACTGTGACCCCCGTGCGCTCGCACGCACCTTCCGGCGCTTCGCCGTCGTGAACGCGCTCGTGAGCGGTTGGCGTGCGGCCTGGCGCTCGCACGTCGTGCCGGCCCTGCCCGCCAGCGGCCGTGGCCGGGTGCTCGACCTGGGGTGCGGCGGCGGCGACCTGGCCCGCTCGCTGGTGCGCTGGGCGGCGAGCGACGGCTTCGACCTCGAGGTCGTCGGGGTCGACCCGGATGAACGCGCCATCGCCGCGGCACGGCGGTCGTCCCCGACCGGTGTGACGTTCCGGCAGCAGTCGAGCGGTGACCTCGTCGCGGCTGGTGAGCGGTTCGACGTCGTCGTGTCGAACCACGTGCTGCACCACCTGGGTGACGAGGAGCGGCGGGGGTTCCTGGCCGACTCCGAACTGCTCGCGAGCGGTCGCAGCCTGCACTCGGACATCCGGCGGTCGCCGGCGGCCTACCGGGCCTACGCGCTGGCGTCACCGCTCGTGGCGGCGGGGACGTTCATCCGGGTCGACGGCCTGCGGTCGATCCGCCGGAGCTTCACCGTGCCCGAACTCCGCGACGTGCTGCCCGGCGGGTGGCGGGCCGAGGCGGCTGCGCCGCACCGGGTGCTGGCGATCCGCGACGCGTGA
- a CDS encoding ABC transporter permease produces the protein MTQTVQDGPATGREARGDSATGLPPVPPHAQGPAHPAIGRTAQERLARRRRWQGLALVAAPVLVVVLFVGVPVVNAALFSLGFTGGLNQALADIGGDTVRGFSFAVYATLLGNATFLRDLVATLGVTALSTGLTVGLAVVVAVILRLRGGFLGKTLSVLAVVPIFVPVVIASWSILTFTDAQGFLRSLGAQFGLDVPVWGYTLVAVVFGSVWTSLPFAVLMIAGALQGTPDALVEAAKDAGASTWRVVWQVLLPMAATPLVIATTFTVIGVLGSFTVPYFTGPNAPTMLGVDISKYFQAYNRPQQSTAMAFIVFAFAAAASIFYLRSTVRSNAGELDKKQQEQQ, from the coding sequence GTGACCCAGACCGTCCAGGACGGCCCGGCAACCGGCCGGGAGGCCCGTGGCGACTCCGCCACGGGCCTCCCGCCCGTCCCGCCCCACGCCCAGGGCCCGGCGCACCCCGCCATCGGGCGCACGGCGCAGGAGCGGCTGGCCCGCCGCCGGCGGTGGCAGGGCCTCGCCCTCGTCGCCGCCCCGGTGCTGGTCGTCGTCCTGTTCGTCGGCGTCCCGGTGGTGAACGCCGCCCTGTTCAGCCTCGGGTTCACCGGTGGCCTGAACCAGGCGCTCGCCGACATCGGCGGCGACACCGTGCGCGGTTTCTCGTTCGCGGTCTACGCCACCCTGCTCGGCAACGCCACGTTCCTGCGTGACCTGGTCGCGACGCTCGGCGTCACCGCACTGTCGACCGGCCTGACCGTGGGGCTCGCCGTCGTCGTCGCGGTGATCCTGCGACTCCGCGGAGGCTTCCTCGGCAAGACCCTCAGTGTCCTGGCCGTGGTACCGATCTTCGTGCCGGTGGTCATCGCGAGCTGGTCCATCCTGACGTTCACCGACGCGCAGGGGTTCCTCCGGAGCCTCGGTGCCCAGTTCGGCCTCGACGTCCCGGTGTGGGGCTACACCCTCGTCGCCGTGGTGTTCGGCAGCGTCTGGACCAGCCTGCCGTTCGCGGTGCTCATGATCGCCGGGGCGCTGCAGGGCACACCGGACGCCCTGGTCGAGGCCGCGAAGGACGCCGGGGCGAGCACCTGGCGCGTCGTCTGGCAGGTGCTCCTGCCGATGGCCGCGACCCCGCTCGTCATCGCGACGACGTTCACCGTGATCGGGGTCCTCGGTTCGTTCACCGTGCCGTACTTCACCGGTCCGAACGCCCCGACGATGCTCGGCGTCGACATCTCGAAGTACTTCCAGGCCTACAACCGTCCACAGCAGTCGACGGCGATGGCGTTCATCGTGTTCGCGTTCGCCGCGGCCGCGAGCATCTTCTACCTCCGCTCGACGGTCCGCTCGAACGCGGGCGAGCTCGACAAGAAGCAGCAGGAGCAGCAGTGA
- a CDS encoding DUF3097 domain-containing protein, with product MDDDRYGGDVLSGDWRSRGVKKVRQVPLERDMVLEDPDSGWAGAVVGLEAGNIALEDWKGRTRSFPFTGQFLLEGELVTLGRPSAPVGRSAAAAAGSPGSLGSVHSDWRPGGAPAVRQASDGGRLRTASGSFAVESQRARVALPSRIMVEGKHDAELVEKVWGADLRVEGVVVEELSGVDNLAAVLDEFQPTRERRVGVLVDHLVPGSKESRFADAVMRGRWGAHVLVVGHPFVDVWQSVKPARVGLRAWPTIPRSIEWKAGICQALGWPHAEQADIARAWQRILGQVRTFADLEPELLGRVEELIDFVTEPQA from the coding sequence GTGGACGACGACCGGTACGGCGGCGATGTGCTCTCGGGGGACTGGCGCTCGCGCGGGGTGAAGAAGGTGCGGCAGGTGCCGCTCGAACGGGACATGGTGCTCGAGGACCCGGACTCCGGGTGGGCCGGTGCCGTGGTGGGGCTCGAGGCGGGCAACATCGCGCTCGAGGACTGGAAGGGCCGCACGCGCTCCTTCCCCTTCACCGGGCAGTTCCTGCTCGAGGGTGAGCTGGTGACGCTGGGGCGGCCGTCGGCGCCGGTCGGCCGGTCTGCCGCAGCCGCTGCCGGCTCGCCGGGTTCGCTGGGTTCCGTTCATTCGGACTGGAGGCCCGGGGGCGCGCCCGCCGTGCGGCAGGCGTCCGACGGTGGTCGGCTCCGCACCGCGTCCGGATCGTTCGCCGTGGAGTCGCAGCGTGCTCGGGTGGCGCTCCCCAGCCGCATCATGGTCGAGGGCAAGCACGACGCGGAACTCGTCGAGAAGGTCTGGGGCGCCGACCTGCGCGTCGAGGGCGTCGTGGTCGAGGAACTCTCCGGCGTCGACAACCTGGCCGCCGTGCTCGACGAGTTCCAGCCGACGCGGGAGCGCCGGGTCGGGGTTCTGGTCGACCACCTGGTGCCCGGGTCGAAGGAGTCCCGCTTCGCCGACGCCGTGATGCGTGGCAGGTGGGGAGCGCACGTGCTCGTCGTCGGGCACCCGTTCGTCGACGTCTGGCAGTCGGTCAAGCCGGCGCGGGTCGGGCTGCGGGCGTGGCCGACGATCCCGCGCTCGATCGAGTGGAAGGCGGGCATCTGCCAGGCGCTCGGCTGGCCGCACGCCGAGCAGGCCGACATCGCTCGGGCATGGCAGCGGATCCTCGGGCAGGTGCGCACCTTCGCCGACCTCGAGCCGGAGCTGCTCGGCCGTGTCGAGGAGCTGATCGACTTCGTGACGGAACCACAGGCCTGA
- a CDS encoding type III polyketide synthase produces the protein MSATIRAIGTAVPETTLDQPRVRDLFSAQPDLGRLGKRLVPAAFDGSAVDQRHTVLEELDSARAGGAFRDDDGTLRSPSTGARNDRYRELAPPLFVAAARDAVERAGIAPASVTHLVTVSCTGFTQPGPDIDVVEQLGLPGGVFRHHIGFMGCCAAFPALRIAAAFVDQDPDAVVLVVCGELCTLHVRASNDPDQIVANSVFGDGAAAAVVARDGAGLRFDDFTTAVVPEGASEMAWNIGDEGFEMVLSTAVPKLVGLHVPSAVQPLLAGGPASDVPVWAVHPGGRAILDRTQESLGLPGSAMESSRRVLREHGNMSSATVLFVLRDAADAGLEDGSAVVALAFGPGLTVESARLTAVRTEASPAAEPAKSPAAEPAAAPTVAPARVPVATTGAA, from the coding sequence GTGTCCGCAACGATCCGCGCCATCGGAACCGCCGTCCCCGAGACGACCCTCGACCAGCCCCGGGTGCGTGACCTGTTCTCCGCCCAACCCGACCTCGGGCGGCTCGGCAAACGGCTCGTCCCCGCCGCGTTCGACGGGTCGGCGGTCGACCAGCGGCACACCGTCCTCGAGGAACTCGACTCCGCACGTGCCGGTGGTGCGTTCCGTGACGACGACGGCACCCTGCGCTCGCCGTCCACCGGCGCACGCAACGACCGGTACCGCGAACTCGCACCGCCGCTGTTCGTCGCCGCCGCCCGCGACGCCGTGGAACGTGCCGGCATCGCGCCGGCGTCCGTCACGCACCTGGTGACCGTGTCGTGCACCGGGTTCACGCAGCCCGGACCCGACATCGACGTCGTCGAGCAGCTCGGGCTCCCCGGGGGCGTCTTCCGGCACCACATCGGTTTCATGGGGTGCTGCGCCGCGTTCCCCGCGCTCCGGATCGCCGCGGCGTTCGTCGACCAGGACCCGGACGCCGTCGTGCTCGTGGTCTGCGGCGAACTCTGCACCCTGCACGTCCGCGCCTCGAACGACCCCGACCAGATCGTCGCCAACAGCGTCTTCGGCGACGGTGCGGCCGCCGCGGTGGTCGCCCGCGATGGAGCCGGTCTGCGCTTCGACGACTTCACGACGGCCGTGGTGCCGGAAGGGGCGTCCGAGATGGCGTGGAACATCGGGGACGAGGGCTTCGAGATGGTCCTGTCCACCGCTGTGCCGAAGCTCGTCGGTCTGCACGTCCCGAGCGCCGTGCAACCGCTGCTCGCCGGCGGGCCCGCCTCGGACGTGCCGGTGTGGGCGGTCCACCCGGGCGGCCGGGCCATCCTCGACCGCACCCAGGAGTCGCTCGGTCTGCCGGGCAGTGCGATGGAGTCGAGTCGGCGGGTGCTGCGCGAACACGGGAACATGTCGAGCGCCACCGTGCTCTTCGTGCTGCGGGACGCCGCCGATGCCGGCCTCGAGGACGGCAGCGCCGTCGTCGCGCTCGCGTTCGGCCCCGGCCTCACCGTCGAGAGCGCACGGCTCACCGCGGTGCGGACCGAGGCGTCGCCCGCGGCAGAACCCGCGAAGTCGCCCGCGGCGGAACCCGCGGCAGCACCCACTGTCGCACCGGCCCGCGTGCCCGTCGCGACTACGGGCGCGGCGTGA